From Pusillibacter faecalis, one genomic window encodes:
- a CDS encoding helix-turn-helix domain-containing protein, with amino-acid sequence MKRKINHCFASALYQGRIKSDMKQQAVADFLGRTKRWYQKIESGESEPDLNDTLRLMAKFQINAAEIVKEADGDVPVSSDTK; translated from the coding sequence ATGAAAAGAAAAATCAACCATTGCTTTGCCAGCGCCCTATATCAAGGACGGATCAAGTCTGACATGAAGCAGCAGGCAGTTGCCGATTTTCTCGGCCGTACCAAACGTTGGTATCAGAAAATTGAGAGTGGAGAATCAGAGCCAGATCTCAATGATACACTCCGTTTGATGGCAAAGTTCCAGATCAATGCGGCGGAAATTGTGAAGGAGGCGGATGGCGATGTTCCAGTATCTTCCGATACAAAGTGA
- a CDS encoding DUF6514 family protein, giving the protein MFQYLPIQSEVTSPELGTYRAFGLRVFQVQNGVDEEVMILPDISTSFLFTLRLAALFTRKQLDPAHLLDVIADFL; this is encoded by the coding sequence ATGTTCCAGTATCTTCCGATACAAAGTGAAGTGACCTCTCCGGAACTGGGGACGTATCGGGCGTTTGGACTGCGGGTTTTCCAGGTCCAAAACGGAGTGGATGAGGAAGTGATGATTTTGCCGGATATCTCTACCAGCTTTCTCTTTACGCTGCGGCTGGCTGCACTCTTTACCAGAAAACAGCTAGACCCCGCCCACCTGCTGGATGTCATTGCTGATTTCCTGTAG
- a CDS encoding DUF4340 domain-containing protein, translated as MYRVKRLYILAGVLALTCAAAVWALHQEERQEQIASSGETVLEIDPDTVRSLSWEYDGETLSFHRDGPWIYDSDEAFPVSGDSMQELLETFRSFRAAFVITQPEDLSQYGLDNPVCTIEMTTEDQTYVIQLGDYSTMDQQRYVSTGDGKVYLAVADPLDTFAAELSDFIEHDETPNWNQVTRLTVSGSVEESLFYQKDNSSSYSAIDVYFTQRGGEILPLDTDRVESYLDALKYLGLTDYVTYHATDQELSAYGLDNPELTITAEYTCENETGEAASGTFVLHISRDPQEREAAKTAEKPEDDLSEITAYARVGDSQIVYQISGEEYETLMAASYNDLRHTQVFWADFDGVSQLDIALDGLDYTITSKGDGEDRLWFYGDEELDITNLQRALEGVTAVEFTDEAAKSRQEIELTVHLDSKAFPQVQMQFYRYDGASCLAVVDGEPVSLVARSAVVDLMEAVRAIVLNETEVT; from the coding sequence ATGTACCGTGTTAAACGGCTCTACATCCTGGCAGGAGTCCTGGCGCTGACCTGTGCCGCAGCCGTGTGGGCTCTCCACCAGGAGGAGCGCCAGGAACAGATTGCATCCAGCGGGGAGACCGTCTTGGAAATTGATCCGGACACGGTCCGCTCCCTCTCCTGGGAATACGACGGAGAAACCCTGTCTTTCCATCGGGATGGACCTTGGATTTACGACAGCGACGAGGCATTCCCAGTCAGTGGGGACAGCATGCAGGAACTGCTGGAGACATTCCGCTCGTTCCGTGCAGCCTTTGTCATCACGCAGCCGGAGGATTTGAGCCAATACGGGCTGGACAACCCGGTATGCACCATTGAGATGACCACGGAGGACCAGACCTATGTGATCCAGCTGGGGGATTACAGCACCATGGACCAACAGCGGTATGTCTCCACCGGGGACGGAAAGGTTTATCTGGCGGTTGCAGACCCACTGGACACTTTTGCCGCAGAGCTCAGCGATTTCATTGAGCATGATGAGACTCCCAACTGGAACCAGGTGACCCGGTTGACCGTTTCTGGCAGCGTGGAGGAGAGCCTCTTCTATCAAAAAGACAACTCCTCCTCATATAGCGCCATAGATGTCTATTTCACCCAGCGGGGAGGAGAGATTCTTCCCCTGGACACAGACCGTGTGGAAAGCTATCTGGACGCGCTTAAGTATCTGGGGCTCACCGATTATGTGACCTACCACGCCACCGATCAGGAACTCTCGGCCTATGGCCTGGACAATCCGGAATTAACCATCACGGCGGAGTATACCTGCGAAAATGAAACGGGTGAGGCCGCATCGGGTACCTTTGTCCTCCACATCAGCCGGGACCCGCAGGAACGGGAGGCAGCCAAGACCGCGGAGAAACCGGAGGATGATTTGTCGGAGATCACTGCCTATGCCAGGGTAGGGGATTCTCAGATTGTATATCAGATCAGCGGAGAGGAATACGAGACCCTAATGGCTGCCTCCTATAATGATCTCCGGCACACCCAGGTATTCTGGGCGGACTTTGATGGGGTCTCTCAGCTGGATATCGCTCTGGATGGCTTGGACTACACCATCACCTCAAAGGGCGACGGTGAGGACCGGCTTTGGTTCTATGGAGATGAAGAGCTAGATATCACAAATCTACAGCGTGCGCTGGAAGGGGTGACAGCGGTGGAATTCACCGACGAAGCCGCCAAATCGCGGCAGGAGATCGAACTTACAGTCCATTTGGACAGCAAAGCCTTCCCGCAAGTTCAGATGCAATTCTACCGGTATGACGGCGCCAGCTGTCTGGCCGTGGTGGATGGAGAGCCGGTGTCCCTAGTGGCTCGCTCTGCAGTGGTGGATCTGATGGAGGCTGTCCGCGCGATTGTTCTGAATGAAACAGAGGTCACTTAA
- a CDS encoding transketolase family protein has translation MEIKIIGKHEKDSRACRDALALTLNDMMAQDKSICYVDCDLMGCINTKQLRANYPDRAFEAGIAEANGAGVSAGLAAAGKTVFFHSFGTFSSRRCYDQIYMSAAYAGLTVHVLGSDPGVTAAYNGGTHMPLEDGAMYCSIPEATVLDAADYVQLKSIVSQLPGIRKGVTYTRFPRKDVIQVYGDGTQFEIGKGVTLRQSGEDAATVIASGILVDEALKAQELLASEGIAVRVIDMFTWKPLDEALVVKAAAETGAIVTAENHNVTCGLGSAVAGCLARNHPTVQEFVGVQDTFGQVGPQSFLMDEYGLRAANIVSAVKKAIARK, from the coding sequence ATGGAGATCAAAATCATTGGCAAACACGAAAAGGATTCCCGCGCCTGCCGGGATGCCCTCGCTTTGACCCTCAATGACATGATGGCACAGGACAAGTCCATCTGCTATGTGGACTGCGACCTGATGGGCTGCATCAACACCAAGCAGCTGCGGGCCAACTATCCTGACCGTGCCTTCGAAGCCGGAATCGCCGAGGCCAACGGCGCCGGTGTGTCCGCGGGCCTTGCCGCCGCCGGAAAGACCGTGTTTTTCCATTCCTTCGGCACTTTTTCCTCCCGCCGCTGCTACGATCAGATCTATATGTCTGCCGCCTACGCTGGACTGACCGTACACGTTTTAGGGTCCGACCCCGGTGTGACCGCTGCCTATAACGGCGGCACCCATATGCCTTTGGAAGACGGCGCCATGTACTGCTCCATTCCGGAGGCCACCGTGCTGGATGCAGCGGACTATGTTCAGCTCAAAAGCATTGTCAGCCAGCTGCCGGGTATCCGGAAGGGCGTCACCTATACCCGGTTTCCCCGCAAGGACGTGATTCAGGTTTATGGGGACGGCACTCAATTTGAGATTGGCAAAGGTGTGACGCTGCGTCAGAGCGGCGAGGACGCTGCCACGGTCATCGCCTCCGGAATCCTGGTGGACGAGGCTCTCAAGGCCCAGGAGCTCCTGGCGTCCGAGGGAATCGCGGTGCGGGTCATTGATATGTTCACCTGGAAGCCCCTGGACGAGGCCCTGGTGGTGAAGGCCGCCGCCGAGACCGGCGCCATTGTCACCGCGGAAAACCACAATGTAACCTGCGGCCTTGGCAGCGCTGTCGCGGGCTGTCTCGCCCGGAACCATCCTACGGTGCAGGAATTTGTGGGTGTGCAGGACACCTTTGGTCAGGTAGGCCCTCAGAGCTTTCTCATGGACGAATACGGCCTCCGCGCCGCCAATATTGTGTCGGCTGTCAAAAAGGCCATTGCGCGGAAATAA